In Priestia filamentosa, the DNA window TAAAATAACGTCGTCTGCATCAAGCCATAAAATGTAATCTTTAGTTGCTTTGCTAAACGCAAAATTTCGAGCCTTTGCAAAGTGATGAACCCATTTGAAATCAAACAGCTTTTTCGTATAGCGGCCAGCAAGTTCTTTTGTTTTATCAGTTGAGCCTGTATCAACGATAATTATTTCATCACAAAGCTCTTTTACACTGTTCAAGCATCTTTCAATTGTATTTTCCTCATCTTTTACAATCATACATAAGCTGATGGAGACCATGTTGTTCACCCTTTCGCTTCTAAAAAGAGATAATGAAGAAAGGCGCATTGTAACGTTGCGCCTTTCTTCATTACTTATTTTATTATTGAGAATAAAATTGGTGCCTATTTTTTCTGTGAGTTTGCTACATTTTTTATTTCATATAAAATTTGTGGACTATTCTATTCGAATAATGGTCAAGGTAGCTCCGGCTCCGCCAGCGATTAAAGTTGCGAGGCCTACAAGCCCAAAAAATTGAAGAGAAATAGTACTACCTGCATCAAGTGGGACAATTACATCATTGTTGAAGCTTGTGAGACCAACTACTGGAGCAATAGTTGAAGAAAGATTTCCTGCACCGTTTATAACAAGTCTAGTACTTACTAATAAAGCAGCTGTAATATTGATTTGATACGTGATATAGTAACGTCCTGTTGTAGGGACAGTAAATACAGTGTTTCCAGCATTGGCAGTAATCCCGCCACCAATGTTCTGTGTAGGAAGCGCAATATTTGTTCCGCCTAAAACAACAGCATACACTGATCCTCCTGTGTTAACAGCATTTAGAGAAGTAGCTGTAACGGCTGTTCCAGTAGCCCCCGTAAGTCCCGTTGGCCCAGTAACACCTGTGACCCCCGTAAGACCCGTTGGTCCAGTAACACCTGTGACTCCCGCAAGTCCCGTTGGCCCAGTAATACCTGTGGCGCCTGTAAGTCCCGTTGGTCCAGTAACACCCGTGACTCCCGCAAGTCCCGTTGGCCCAGTAACACCTGTGACCCCCGTAAGACCCGTTGGTCCAGTAACACCCGTGACTCCCGCAAGTCCCGTTGGCCCAGTAACACCTGTGACCCCCGT includes these proteins:
- a CDS encoding BclA C-terminal domain-containing protein, translating into GLTGATGITGPTGLAGVTGVTGPTGLTGVTGITGPTGLAGVTGVTGPTGLTGVTGVTGPTGLAGVTGVTGPTGLTGVTGVTGPTGLAGVTGVTGPTGLTGATGITGPTGLAGVTGVTGPTGLTGVTGVTGPTGLTGATGTAVTATSLNAVNTGGSVYAVVLGGTNIALPTQNIGGGITANAGNTVFTVPTTGRYYITYQINITAALLVSTRLVINGAGNLSSTIAPVVGLTSFNNDVIVPLDAGSTISLQFFGLVGLATLIAGGAGATLTIIRIE